CATCCACGCCTGGTGTTCCAGCGTGCCGAGCTGCTCGGCGAACACGGCGGATGCCTGACGGTTGATCGTCATCTCGACGCCGATCTGCGCGAACGAGTCCTGCAGCAGAATGGCGATCTGCTCGGCGGTCGGCGCGCCGTCGGAGATGTCCAGCGTGAACTCGAAGCCGTCGCCATAGCCCGCTTCGGTCAGCAGCGCCGCCGCCTTCTCCAGATCGGTGCTGTAAGGCCACAGGCTGCTGTCGTGCAACTGGCCGTCCACCGGGATCGGGCCTTCGGACACCTTGCCATTGCCGTTGAAGATGCCGTTCAGGACGTCATCATAGGGCACAGCATAGGACAGGGCCTGCCGCACAAGTGCGTTGTCAAACGGCTCCATCTGCGTGTTGAAACCCAGGATCATCTGGTTGCGGGTGGGAACCGACAGCACCTTGACCCCGTCCGCGTCGCGCAGCAGGTCGAGTTCGTCGGTGCTCAGGTCTTTGGCGATGTCCACTTCGCCCTGCTGGAGCAGCAGCGCGCGGTCAGCGGAGGACGGCACGACACGCAGCACGACCTGATCGAAGTACGGCTTGCCGTCCCAGTAGTCGGGGTTGGCGCGCAGGACCATCTCGACGCCGGGGTCCCAGTTCTCGACCGTGTACTCGCCGGAGCCGATGTCGTTCTTGGCCAGCCAGCGCGTCGCCCATTCGTCGTCGCTTTCGGCGTGAGCCTGGGCTTCTTCGGCGTCCATCGGCGCCTGCGACTGGTCGCGGAACAGGTAGAAGAACCACGGGCTGGGCGCGGAGAAGTTGAGTTTGAGTTGATAGTCGCCGAGCTTCTCAACCTGATCGATGCTGTCCACGTGGGCCGTCAGCGCGTTCCACTCGGTGCCGGACTGCGTGCCGTAGGCGCGCTCGAACCAGTAGACGAAGTCATCGGCGGTGACTTCGCGCCCGGTCTTGGGATAGATCACGCCGGGGCGGATGTTCAGCGTGATCGACAGGCCGTCGTCGGACCATTCCCACGATTCGACCGCCGAGCCTTC
This sequence is a window from Aggregatilinea lenta. Protein-coding genes within it:
- a CDS encoding ABC transporter substrate-binding protein, encoding MRIQRLLPSAVLAVLLVVGALAAPTTATLNAQDDEHVLVIAISGDVETLDPPFSRFQLSNEVNYNVYDQFFRYGWADTGAGYSMADVSQIEGSAVESWEWSDDGLSITLNIRPGVIYPKTGREVTADDFVYWFERAYGTQSGTEWNALTAHVDSIDQVEKLGDYQLKLNFSAPSPWFFYLFRDQSQAPMDAEEAQAHAESDDEWATRWLAKNDIGSGEYTVENWDPGVEMVLRANPDYWDGKPYFDQVVLRVVPSSADRALLLQQGEVDIAKDLSTDELDLLRDADGVKVLSVPTRNQMILGFNTQMEPFDNALVRQALSYAVPYDDVLNGIFNGNGKVSEGPIPVDGQLHDSSLWPYSTDLEKAAALLTEAGYGDGFEFTLDISDGAPTAEQIAILLQDSFAQIGVEMTINRQASAVFAEQLGTLEHQAWMRDLLWYVDDPGYTGALFFRTGAVANWMGYSNPDLDAVIDELAATLDEDRKAELAQEYQSILIEDAPALYVVDMPFEIAMRSDIEGYVQLPDNLLWYFPLYRAE